One window of Desulfovibrio sp. genomic DNA carries:
- the atpD gene encoding F0F1 ATP synthase subunit beta, protein MSGVKGKIVQVIGAVVDLEFPEGQLPAIMNAVNLKNTNNPTAQDLVLEVAQHLGNNVVRTIAMDATDGLVRGMEGTDTGNPIMAPVGRAPLGRIINVVGLPVDEMGDVGATEFMPIHRSAPEFVELSTKVEVLETGIKVVDLLIPFPKGGKVGLFGGAGVGKTVILMEMINNIAKQHGGLSVFAGVGERTREGNDLYHEFKEAGILDKAALVYGQMNEPPGARARVALTALTVCEYFRDAEGQDVLLFIDNIFRFTQANSEVSALLGRMPSAVGYQPTLGTDLGALQERITSTTKGSITSVQAVYVPADDLTDPAPATTFSHLDGTLVLSRQIAELGIYPAVDPLDSTSRILDPLVLGVEHYSVARAVQSILQKYKDLQDIIAILGMDELSDEDKLTVARARKIQRFLSQPFFVAAQFTGKEGRYVKLEDTIKGFKAIIDGNHDDLPEGAFYMVGGIEEAVSKGKES, encoded by the coding sequence CAAAGGCAAAATCGTACAAGTTATCGGCGCGGTGGTTGACCTCGAATTTCCCGAGGGTCAGCTCCCCGCCATCATGAACGCAGTCAATCTGAAGAACACCAACAACCCCACCGCCCAGGACCTGGTCCTCGAGGTGGCTCAGCACTTGGGCAACAACGTCGTGCGCACCATCGCCATGGACGCCACCGACGGCCTGGTTCGCGGCATGGAAGGAACGGACACCGGCAACCCCATCATGGCTCCGGTGGGCCGCGCTCCTCTGGGCCGCATCATCAACGTCGTGGGCCTGCCTGTGGACGAAATGGGCGATGTCGGCGCGACCGAGTTCATGCCCATCCACCGTTCCGCCCCTGAGTTCGTCGAGCTCTCCACCAAGGTTGAAGTGCTCGAAACCGGCATCAAGGTCGTGGACCTGCTCATCCCCTTCCCCAAGGGAGGCAAGGTGGGCCTGTTCGGCGGCGCCGGCGTGGGCAAGACGGTTATTCTCATGGAGATGATCAACAACATCGCCAAGCAGCACGGCGGCCTGTCCGTGTTCGCCGGTGTTGGTGAGCGCACCCGTGAGGGCAACGACCTCTATCACGAGTTCAAGGAAGCAGGGATTCTGGACAAAGCCGCTTTGGTGTACGGCCAGATGAACGAGCCTCCGGGAGCCCGCGCCCGCGTGGCCCTCACCGCCCTTACAGTGTGTGAGTACTTCCGCGATGCCGAAGGCCAGGACGTGTTGCTCTTCATCGACAACATCTTCCGCTTCACCCAGGCCAACTCGGAAGTGTCGGCACTGCTTGGCCGCATGCCCTCCGCGGTGGGTTACCAGCCCACCCTGGGTACCGACTTGGGTGCCCTGCAGGAACGCATCACCTCTACCACCAAGGGTTCCATCACCTCGGTGCAGGCCGTTTACGTGCCTGCGGACGACTTGACCGACCCCGCGCCGGCCACCACGTTCTCGCACTTGGACGGCACCCTGGTGCTCTCCCGCCAGATCGCGGAGCTCGGCATCTACCCTGCGGTGGACCCGCTGGACTCCACGTCCCGCATCCTGGACCCCCTGGTCCTGGGCGTCGAGCACTACAGCGTCGCTCGCGCGGTGCAGTCCATCCTTCAGAAGTACAAGGATCTGCAGGACATCATCGCCATTCTGGGCATGGACGAACTCTCCGACGAGGACAAGCTGACCGTGGCCCGTGCCCGCAAGATTCAGCGTTTCCTGTCGCAGCCGTTCTTCGTCGCTGCCCAGTTCACCGGCAAGGAAGGCCGCTACGTCAAGCTTGAAGACACCATCAAGGGCTTCAAGGCCATCATTGACGGCAATCACGATGACCTTCCTGAAGGCGCCTTCTACATGGTTGGCGGCATTGAAGAAGCCGTATCCAAAGGTAAGGAGAGCTAG